A part of Sulfolobales archaeon genomic DNA contains:
- a CDS encoding adenine deaminase C-terminal domain-containing protein, producing the protein MIDVRPSPRELAAAVRSSLGLEASDMVMINASIIDVWRGEIVEGVEIAVKGRIISCVGRCSRSRGSSTKIVDLRGSIVAPGFIDAHTHIESTFLRPSEFSKAVISRGTTAVFADPHEIANVAGFEGLRYMAGELSRTPLKAFLLIPPNVPASLRAPGVGGALLRYDEVIDKMDLFSGVGEVMDIGSLLDGDERFIEYASRLSMAGIIQGHAAVLRGEDLDAYASLAIGNDHEVTEWGELIERLSKGIIPIVRYGSSWRDLERLYKAIQEYSPLIPVATDDIHALHIAREGHLDRAVRRAIELGVDPVKAIASVTLAPAILYGMQRWIGSIAPGRYADLVVMEDLERVRIKDVYIDGDLVASNYRYIAPSQGDPNDIPGSVSNTVKIVWPPKISLEIQRNCREALVRVIKPIHGTTLTKEERRVIPCGGDVVKEVSDSKLLYVTSINRYGVSSSYTALLEGIELDGAIASTVSHDSHNIIAVGSSLGDIMTAVKAIVGSGGGISLASRGRVEALVELGIAGLMSRKGYLEVVGDLEKMFRALEERGFERPEGILLEIQLLSLTVIPEIRITDRGLYLVSRREVADLVISYN; encoded by the coding sequence GTGATCGATGTTAGGCCTTCTCCGAGGGAGTTAGCTGCTGCTGTGAGATCCTCCCTAGGTCTTGAGGCATCGGATATGGTGATGATCAACGCCTCTATTATTGATGTATGGAGGGGGGAAATTGTTGAGGGGGTTGAGATAGCTGTTAAAGGTAGGATTATATCTTGTGTTGGTAGGTGTTCAAGATCTAGAGGTTCTAGCACTAAGATCGTGGATCTCAGGGGATCCATAGTAGCACCGGGCTTTATAGATGCCCACACACATATTGAGAGCACCTTTCTAAGACCCTCTGAATTCTCCAAAGCAGTTATATCCAGGGGTACAACAGCTGTTTTCGCAGATCCCCATGAAATAGCTAATGTAGCTGGTTTCGAAGGGCTTAGATATATGGCTGGGGAGCTATCTAGAACACCCCTCAAAGCCTTCCTATTGATACCCCCTAACGTGCCAGCAAGCCTTAGAGCCCCGGGGGTTGGCGGTGCTCTGCTAAGATATGATGAGGTTATTGATAAGATGGATCTCTTCTCAGGGGTTGGCGAGGTTATGGATATAGGTTCTCTTCTCGATGGGGATGAGAGGTTTATAGAGTATGCCTCGAGGCTATCTATGGCAGGGATTATCCAGGGGCATGCTGCTGTCTTGAGGGGTGAGGATCTAGATGCATATGCATCCCTAGCAATTGGAAACGATCATGAGGTCACAGAGTGGGGGGAGCTTATCGAGAGGCTATCCAAGGGGATTATTCCTATTGTTAGATATGGCTCCAGCTGGAGGGATCTTGAGAGGCTCTACAAAGCTATCCAGGAGTATTCACCCCTAATCCCAGTTGCTACAGATGATATCCACGCCCTGCATATAGCTAGGGAGGGTCATCTAGATAGAGCTGTTAGAAGGGCTATAGAGCTCGGTGTAGATCCTGTAAAGGCTATAGCAAGCGTTACACTGGCTCCAGCTATTCTCTATGGTATGCAGAGGTGGATAGGATCTATAGCGCCGGGGAGATATGCAGATCTAGTTGTGATGGAAGATCTTGAGAGGGTTAGGATAAAAGATGTCTATATAGACGGGGATCTCGTGGCAAGTAATTATAGATATATAGCACCATCCCAAGGAGATCCTAACGATATACCGGGTAGCGTCTCCAATACGGTGAAGATTGTGTGGCCGCCAAAGATCTCTCTAGAGATTCAGAGGAATTGTAGGGAGGCTTTGGTGAGGGTTATAAAGCCGATCCACGGCACAACATTAACTAAGGAGGAGAGGAGAGTAATACCATGTGGGGGAGATGTTGTTAAGGAGGTTTCAGATAGCAAGTTACTATATGTAACATCTATAAATAGATATGGTGTTAGCAGCAGCTACACCGCCTTGTTAGAAGGTATAGAGCTGGATGGGGCGATAGCATCCACTGTTTCCCATGATAGCCATAATATAATAGCTGTTGGGAGCTCGCTAGGCGATATAATGACTGCTGTGAAGGCGATAGTGGGTAGTGGTGGGGGAATTTCGCTGGCCTCAAGAGGTAGGGTTGAGGCTTTGGTAGAGCTTGGTATAGCGGGGCTCATGTCTAGGAAGGGATATCTAGAGGTTGTAGGTGATCTTGAGAAGATGTTTAGAGCCCTTGAGGAGAGGGGTTTTGAAAGGCCTGAGGGTATTTTGCTGGAGATACAGCTTCTAAGTTTAACAGTAATCCCTGAGATCAGGATCACAGATAGAGGGCTATACCTGGTTTCAAGGAGAGAGGTGGCTGATCTCGTTATCAGCTATAACTAG
- a CDS encoding CaiB/BaiF CoA-transferase family protein → MILSGVRVIEVGHAVAGPTAGLILADLGAEVIKVERPGSGDHFRDLPGMGSSMFVDLNRGKKSVAIDLSDPRGYEIFLRLVSISDVVIDNLDPGASRRLGISYEALSRVNPRIIYCKITGFGEGPYGDLPAYDPMLQAASGIMSVTGFPPDGFVRAGISLVDMSGAFHCVIGVLASLYRRASTGFGSYIEVSLFDAAVYYMGYWITYYDLYGRDPEPLGSTHIFGAPYGLFRVSDGYVYIAIVSDKHWREFCEALGFIDLLEDARFRSNHERVRHKKELEEEIGRRLSRYSVSELMEILGKRGVPIAPLHRVSTLLKDSHLAYRKIVDQVIWGGKPLRVALNPIKIDGERPSARGNPPLLGANTLEILTKILGFSVEEAEKLRSEGIVSWP, encoded by the coding sequence ATGATTCTAAGTGGTGTTAGGGTTATAGAGGTTGGGCATGCTGTTGCGGGCCCTACTGCTGGGCTCATACTGGCTGATCTTGGTGCTGAGGTTATTAAGGTTGAGAGGCCTGGTTCTGGTGATCATTTTAGGGATCTGCCTGGTATGGGTTCATCTATGTTTGTCGATCTCAATAGGGGTAAGAAAAGCGTTGCTATAGATCTTAGTGATCCTAGGGGATATGAGATCTTCCTCAGGCTTGTCAGTATATCTGATGTTGTTATAGATAATCTAGATCCTGGGGCTTCTAGGAGGCTTGGGATTAGCTATGAGGCTCTCTCGAGGGTTAATCCCAGGATTATATATTGTAAGATAACAGGTTTTGGCGAGGGCCCCTATGGAGATTTGCCTGCCTATGATCCTATGCTCCAGGCTGCCTCTGGGATCATGTCTGTCACAGGATTTCCCCCAGATGGTTTTGTCAGGGCTGGTATCTCGCTGGTTGATATGAGTGGTGCCTTTCACTGTGTTATAGGTGTCCTTGCATCTCTATATAGAAGGGCTTCCACAGGCTTTGGATCCTATATAGAGGTTTCTCTATTCGATGCCGCGGTATATTATATGGGTTACTGGATAACATACTACGATCTATATGGAAGGGATCCAGAGCCTTTGGGATCAACACATATATTCGGAGCACCATATGGGCTATTTAGAGTGAGCGATGGATATGTATACATAGCTATTGTAAGTGATAAGCATTGGAGGGAGTTCTGCGAAGCACTTGGATTCATAGATCTGCTAGAAGACGCTAGGTTCAGAAGCAACCATGAGAGGGTGAGGCATAAGAAGGAGCTTGAGGAGGAGATCGGTAGAAGGCTCTCTAGATATAGCGTATCCGAGCTAATGGAGATCCTTGGAAAGAGAGGAGTTCCAATAGCACCCCTACACAGGGTGAGCACCCTTCTAAAAGACAGCCACCTAGCCTATAGAAAAATAGTTGACCAGGTCATCTGGGGTGGAAAACCGCTAAGAGTAGCTCTAAACCCAATAAAGATCGATGGTGAGAGGCCATCAGCAAGGGGTAACCCACCTCTATTGGGAGCCAATACCCTCGAGATACTCACAAAGATCCTGGGATTCTCTGTGGAAGAGGCTGAGAAGCTAAGATCAGAGGGAATTGTTTCATGGCCGTAG
- a CDS encoding 30S ribosomal protein S3ae, giving the protein MSRARIPGREKWKYKKWYVVVAPPLFGEVEIGTIPADEDWKVIGRTVEVTMYELTGDISQLHIRFKFQVIGVDGDRAITRFKMLELARDYLRSLTRRKSSKVAGIINLTTKDGYGIRVTAVTFTTYRCKASQKRAMRKIMFNILTKEASEKTLDEFIKASLGEIQNKIFQEAKKIYPIRKVEIAKIKLLAIPTPSGPVKAVVVPQRPT; this is encoded by the coding sequence TTGTCGAGAGCGAGGATCCCTGGTAGGGAGAAGTGGAAGTATAAGAAGTGGTATGTAGTTGTAGCCCCGCCCCTATTTGGCGAGGTAGAGATAGGCACCATACCCGCGGATGAGGATTGGAAGGTAATTGGTAGAACTGTTGAGGTCACTATGTATGAGCTCACGGGCGATATATCGCAGCTCCACATAAGATTCAAATTCCAGGTGATAGGTGTTGATGGTGATAGGGCTATAACTAGGTTCAAGATGCTGGAGCTAGCTAGGGACTATCTTAGAAGCCTTACCAGGAGGAAGAGTAGCAAGGTAGCTGGTATAATAAACCTCACCACAAAGGATGGCTATGGAATAAGGGTTACAGCTGTTACATTCACAACATATAGGTGTAAGGCTTCCCAGAAGAGGGCTATGAGGAAGATAATGTTTAACATACTAACCAAAGAGGCATCGGAGAAGACGCTGGATGAGTTTATAAAGGCATCTCTAGGTGAGATCCAGAATAAGATCTTCCAGGAGGCTAAGAAGATCTATCCTATAAGAAAGGTGGAGATAGCCAAGATAAAGCTTCTAGCAATACCAACACCATCAGGCCCTGTAAAGGCCGTGGTTGTCCCCCAAAGGCCTACATAG
- a CDS encoding transposase yields the protein MGSATTQQVLNKNDEAWRGFFSSLKAKREGRLPPFIARVNPPGYRKRGRIRILWTVLRNDQYRIDGEYIVINGLGAIGSIRVRYSGRIHVVGRQGRAEIHYDADDKKWYIYISYEVEEKIVKGGSFRIPLKPLGDKEAGIDIGVNNLLAVYVDDGSALLVNGRPLKAISFYWRDKISEYQSILNRYGFKTSKRLRRIYKRWRKQIKSYIDWAVRNTIEWLYHSGVRKIYVGHPKYASQEPNKGSKINFEIIHIWSYGYLLRRLRDVAEEYGIEVEHVDEENTSRTCPICRTIENHERISRGLFKCYKHNIVFNADLVGAFNILAKKKTITPSPTLTGVGVTRLRPGERLNRAIARDVAQTSPP from the coding sequence ATCGGGTCTGCAACAACACAGCAGGTTCTGAACAAAAACGATGAGGCTTGGAGAGGCTTCTTCTCATCTTTGAAGGCCAAGAGGGAGGGTAGGCTACCACCATTCATAGCCAGGGTTAATCCGCCTGGATATAGGAAGAGGGGTAGGATTAGAATATTATGGACAGTCCTCAGAAATGATCAATATAGGATTGATGGTGAGTACATAGTTATCAATGGCTTAGGGGCCATAGGATCTATAAGGGTTAGATATTCAGGTAGAATACATGTTGTTGGGAGGCAGGGTAGGGCTGAGATACACTACGACGCTGATGATAAGAAATGGTATATATACATATCATACGAGGTTGAGGAGAAGATAGTCAAGGGTGGTAGCTTTAGAATCCCTCTAAAGCCCCTCGGAGATAAAGAGGCAGGCATAGATATAGGTGTTAACAATTTATTGGCTGTATATGTTGATGACGGATCTGCTTTATTGGTTAATGGAAGGCCTTTGAAGGCTATTAGCTTCTACTGGAGGGATAAGATATCAGAGTATCAAAGCATCTTGAATAGATATGGTTTTAAAACATCTAAGAGGCTTAGGAGGATTTATAAGAGGTGGAGGAAACAGATCAAGAGCTATATTGACTGGGCTGTTAGGAACACGATAGAATGGCTATACCACAGCGGTGTAAGGAAGATATATGTTGGTCATCCGAAATACGCTTCTCAAGAGCCTAATAAGGGTTCTAAGATTAACTTCGAGATTATCCATATATGGAGCTATGGATATCTATTGAGAAGATTGAGAGATGTTGCTGAGGAATACGGTATAGAGGTTGAACATGTAGATGAGGAAAACACATCCAGAACATGCCCAATATGCAGGACTATAGAGAATCACGAGAGAATATCGAGAGGGCTATTCAAATGCTACAAGCATAACATCGTATTCAACGCAGACCTCGTGGGAGCATTCAACATACTAGCTAAAAAGAAGACCATAACCCCGAGCCCCACCCTAACCGGGGTAGGGGTAACACGCCTAAGACCGGGCGAGAGGCTGAACCGAGCAATAGCTCGGGATGTAGCCCAAACCTCCCCACCCTAG